In a single window of the Candidatus Lernaella stagnicola genome:
- a CDS encoding CRTAC1 family protein produces the protein MFRKAIFTILVLMLTITPALAEEVLIQYDDGSDESVRTNIHTGDVQAFRLSTAHPATLKTTYLMLESDVAADIEVHVWAEFGGNNPDLSVDLITPITQTVAAGVDWYEFDVSAAGVEIGPWSDFHVGVMHLEDGYPSVRLDSSNPSPDIRIQYYNSEDGEWYYIGGGDGCYAYMIRALVDYHDQIDEADKYFHDISDDAGLPRTNGRPAWADYDNDGDPDLLIRGSQLFENNGDGTFTEVTQSAGLTDMPGSGGIWADFDNDGYLDIYVSTSSYNAHYNRFLHNNGDGTFTDLSFEAFGGEEYLNYENTEAMAVGDFNNDGYVDVYAGVYERDMSSCPWDKFYVNNGDLTFTESADALGMHEGIFQCARGIQWIDFNRDGFTDIHVSNYRLDQNFMWVNQNGESFSEQSEELNLMGENIDNYYGHTIGSAWGDLDLDGDWDVVDANLAHPRFIDFSDKTMVLLSSGEPDFEFTNVFAESGVEYCETHSNPNLVDVDNDADLDLFITTVYVGYQSHFYLNRLVEDGALSFEPATYAAGIWVDNGWGSAWADYDGDGDMDLFATGLWRNEIADQGNWIKIKAEGWAANAAALGARISVTVGETTYLREIQGGTGTTVQDDLVAHIGVGDAETIDEIVVDFPGGSTEVLTDVAVNQVLTVTDTQEPTPIDDDDDTSDDDNTSDDDTSGADDDTFGGANDTDDADDDDDDSGCGCN, from the coding sequence ATGTTCCGTAAGGCGATCTTCACGATTTTGGTTTTGATGCTCACCATCACCCCGGCGTTGGCCGAGGAAGTGCTGATTCAATACGACGACGGCAGCGACGAATCGGTACGCACGAACATCCACACCGGAGACGTCCAGGCGTTTCGCCTGAGCACGGCGCACCCGGCAACACTCAAGACGACCTACCTGATGCTGGAGTCCGACGTAGCGGCGGACATCGAAGTTCATGTTTGGGCGGAGTTCGGCGGCAACAACCCCGACCTCAGCGTCGATTTGATCACGCCTATCACCCAAACCGTTGCCGCGGGGGTCGACTGGTACGAGTTCGACGTGTCGGCGGCCGGTGTCGAGATCGGCCCTTGGTCCGATTTCCATGTGGGCGTCATGCATCTCGAAGACGGCTACCCGTCGGTTCGTCTCGACTCCTCGAATCCCTCCCCCGACATTCGTATCCAGTACTACAACAGCGAAGACGGCGAGTGGTATTACATCGGCGGCGGCGACGGCTGTTACGCATACATGATTCGCGCGCTGGTCGACTACCACGACCAGATCGACGAGGCCGATAAATACTTTCACGATATTTCCGACGACGCCGGCCTGCCCCGCACCAACGGCCGACCCGCCTGGGCCGACTACGACAACGACGGCGATCCCGACCTGCTCATCCGCGGCAGCCAGCTTTTCGAGAACAACGGCGACGGCACTTTCACCGAAGTGACCCAAAGCGCCGGCCTCACCGACATGCCGGGCAGCGGCGGCATCTGGGCCGATTTCGACAACGACGGCTACTTGGATATTTACGTCTCGACGTCTTCGTACAACGCGCACTACAACCGTTTCCTGCACAACAACGGCGACGGCACCTTCACCGACCTGAGCTTCGAAGCCTTCGGCGGCGAGGAATACCTCAACTATGAAAACACGGAGGCGATGGCGGTCGGCGATTTCAACAACGACGGCTACGTCGACGTTTACGCAGGCGTGTACGAACGCGACATGAGCAGTTGCCCGTGGGATAAGTTCTACGTCAACAACGGCGACCTCACCTTTACCGAAAGCGCCGACGCGCTGGGCATGCACGAGGGGATCTTCCAGTGCGCCCGCGGCATTCAGTGGATCGATTTCAACCGCGACGGCTTCACCGACATCCATGTCAGCAACTACCGCCTCGACCAAAACTTCATGTGGGTCAACCAGAACGGCGAGTCGTTCAGCGAGCAGTCGGAAGAACTGAATTTGATGGGCGAGAACATCGACAACTACTACGGGCACACGATCGGTTCGGCCTGGGGCGATCTGGACCTCGACGGCGATTGGGACGTGGTCGACGCCAACCTCGCCCACCCGCGGTTCATCGATTTTTCCGACAAGACGATGGTGCTGCTCTCCAGCGGCGAGCCCGATTTCGAGTTCACCAACGTCTTTGCCGAAAGCGGCGTCGAGTATTGTGAAACCCACAGCAATCCGAACCTGGTCGACGTGGACAACGACGCCGACCTCGACCTGTTCATCACCACCGTGTACGTCGGCTACCAAAGCCACTTCTACCTGAACCGGCTGGTGGAAGACGGCGCGCTCAGCTTCGAACCGGCAACTTACGCCGCGGGCATCTGGGTCGATAACGGCTGGGGCAGCGCCTGGGCCGACTACGACGGCGACGGCGATATGGACCTGTTCGCCACCGGCCTGTGGCGCAACGAGATCGCCGACCAGGGCAACTGGATCAAGATCAAAGCCGAGGGCTGGGCCGCCAACGCCGCCGCCTTGGGCGCACGCATCAGCGTCACCGTCGGCGAGACCACGTACCTGCGGGAAATCCAGGGCGGCACGGGCACGACGGTCCAGGATGACCTCGTGGCACACATCGGCGTGGGCGATGCCGAGACGATCGACGAAATCGTCGTCGACTTCCCCGGCGGCAGCACCGAAGTGCTCACCGACGTGGCCGTCAACCAGGTATTAACGGTGACGGACACACAAGAACCGACACCGATTGATGACGACGACGACACATCCGATGACGACAATACGTCCGATGACGACACATCCGGCGCTGACGACGACACATTCGGCGGCGCGAATGACACCGATGACGCTGATGATGATGATGATGATTCCGGCTGCGGCTGCAATTGA
- a CDS encoding ABC transporter permease yields MKWFRRKQRRIHRRISLIENLRIALRSIRSNKMRTGLTSLGIIIGVATVIAMMSVVGGIDNVVTSEFSRLGADVFFIQKYPAIAITFDWNKYRRRPDLTMEDAHAIQRKARLVDMVSPFVYRWRGDTIRAEGRKTDPDVGIAAATETYLPVTGMNLDGGRNFTPHEVLAGTRVAVVGYDVLDRLFPYGNPVGRFIRVRGDRFRIVGVAERQGAVFGDSRDNFVAIPLGAFTRKWKIRDQLQIHMKAKQDVPVDMAIEEVRAILRIRHKLKLTEADDFEIETRESMMSSYNSLTGSIFIAAIGIAMISLLVGGIGIMNIMLVSVRERTREIGVRKALGARRRDISRQFLIEAVTLSLLGGLIGIGLAVGGLLLVGKFVDSLPITIAASSIVLAVSFSVGTGVFFGVYPARKAAKLDPIEALRYE; encoded by the coding sequence ATGAAGTGGTTTCGCCGCAAGCAACGCCGAATTCACCGGCGCATCAGCCTGATCGAAAACCTGCGTATCGCCCTGCGTTCGATTAGAAGCAACAAGATGCGCACCGGCTTGACGAGTTTGGGCATTATCATCGGCGTGGCGACGGTGATTGCGATGATGTCGGTGGTCGGCGGAATCGATAACGTGGTGACCAGCGAGTTTTCGCGCCTCGGCGCCGACGTGTTTTTTATCCAGAAATACCCCGCCATTGCGATCACGTTCGACTGGAACAAGTACCGCCGCCGACCGGACCTGACCATGGAAGACGCCCACGCGATTCAACGCAAAGCCCGCTTGGTCGATATGGTCAGCCCCTTCGTGTATCGCTGGCGCGGCGACACGATCCGTGCCGAAGGGCGCAAGACCGATCCGGATGTCGGCATTGCCGCCGCGACGGAAACCTACCTGCCGGTTACCGGCATGAATCTGGACGGCGGCCGGAATTTCACACCGCATGAGGTGCTCGCCGGGACGCGCGTGGCGGTGGTCGGTTACGACGTTCTGGATCGCTTGTTTCCCTACGGCAATCCGGTCGGTCGCTTCATTCGCGTGCGGGGCGATCGCTTCCGCATCGTGGGCGTGGCCGAACGGCAGGGCGCTGTGTTCGGGGACAGTCGCGATAACTTCGTGGCGATTCCGCTGGGCGCGTTTACGCGGAAATGGAAAATTCGCGACCAATTACAGATCCATATGAAGGCGAAGCAAGACGTGCCCGTGGACATGGCGATCGAGGAAGTGCGGGCGATCCTGCGCATTCGCCACAAGCTGAAACTGACCGAGGCCGACGATTTCGAAATCGAAACCCGCGAAAGTATGATGAGTTCTTACAACAGCCTCACCGGTTCGATTTTCATTGCGGCGATCGGCATTGCGATGATCTCGCTGCTGGTCGGCGGCATTGGGATCATGAACATCATGCTGGTCTCGGTGCGCGAACGCACGCGGGAGATCGGGGTCCGCAAGGCGCTAGGCGCGCGCCGCCGCGACATTTCCCGGCAATTCCTCATCGAGGCGGTGACGCTTTCGCTACTTGGCGGGTTGATCGGCATCGGGTTGGCCGTCGGGGGCTTGCTGTTGGTGGGCAAGTTCGTCGACAGCCTGCCGATTACCATCGCGGCGAGTTCGATTGTGCTGGCCGTTAGTTTTTCGGTGGGAACGGGCGTCTTTTTCGGCGTTTATCCCGCCCGCAAAGCGGCCAAGCTCGACCCCATCGAGGCGTTGCGTTACGAGTAG
- a CDS encoding ABC transporter permease encodes MRAMWESFVMALSSLRANKMRSLLTTLGIVIGITTIIAIVSIVEGLNDAFAAELDSIGQGVLYVQKFPWANNDWRKFRHHPDISMKEYDAIVSSGRLVNGASPMRYTRRTVKWKNRSMDLVQVSGVNSQYAMIRNVYPSKGRFFTPPDVEGGRPICLLGFDVAERLFGVRNPIGQRVRIGNNLFEVVGVMAKRGDFFDQNLDQFVLVPHTTFSKVIERGRQRFSIVVKVADATSIAAAKDELRGILRRVRKVPLNKPDNFAVNEVDVLRELYEKLTGSLYAAMFAVAGISLLVGGIGIMNIMLVSVTERTREIGIRKALGARRRWILMQFLFEAAVIASIGGVLGVLGGAGVAKLVASATPLPASVKMWSVVVGISFSSAVGLIFGFFPARAAAKKDPIEALGYE; translated from the coding sequence ATGAGAGCGATGTGGGAAAGCTTTGTCATGGCGCTGAGTTCGTTGCGCGCCAACAAAATGCGATCGTTGCTGACAACCCTTGGCATCGTGATCGGCATCACCACGATTATCGCCATCGTCTCGATCGTGGAGGGGCTGAACGACGCTTTTGCCGCTGAACTCGATTCGATCGGTCAAGGCGTCTTGTACGTCCAAAAGTTCCCGTGGGCCAACAACGATTGGCGCAAGTTCCGCCACCATCCGGACATTTCGATGAAGGAATACGACGCCATCGTCAGCAGCGGCCGGCTGGTCAACGGCGCCAGCCCCATGCGCTATACGCGGCGAACCGTGAAGTGGAAAAACCGGAGTATGGACCTCGTGCAGGTCAGTGGCGTCAATTCGCAATACGCCATGATTCGCAATGTGTACCCCAGCAAAGGGCGGTTTTTTACCCCGCCGGATGTCGAAGGCGGCCGCCCGATTTGTCTGCTCGGGTTCGACGTGGCCGAACGCTTGTTTGGAGTGCGAAACCCTATTGGCCAGCGCGTCCGCATCGGCAACAATCTTTTCGAAGTCGTCGGGGTGATGGCCAAGCGCGGCGACTTTTTCGACCAGAATCTCGATCAATTCGTGTTGGTGCCGCACACTACGTTTTCCAAGGTGATCGAACGCGGCCGGCAGCGCTTTTCCATCGTTGTGAAAGTGGCCGACGCGACCTCTATCGCGGCCGCCAAAGACGAACTTCGCGGCATTCTGCGGCGCGTCCGCAAGGTGCCCCTGAACAAGCCGGACAATTTTGCCGTTAACGAAGTCGACGTGCTGCGCGAACTTTACGAGAAGCTCACCGGCAGCCTGTACGCCGCGATGTTCGCCGTGGCCGGCATCAGCCTGTTGGTCGGCGGTATCGGCATCATGAACATCATGCTCGTGTCGGTGACCGAGCGCACGCGGGAGATCGGCATTCGCAAAGCGCTGGGCGCGCGGCGGCGTTGGATCCTCATGCAGTTCCTCTTCGAGGCGGCGGTGATCGCCTCCATTGGGGGCGTGCTCGGCGTACTGGGCGGGGCAGGGGTGGCCAAGCTCGTGGCTTCGGCGACGCCACTGCCTGCTTCGGTGAAAATGTGGAGCGTCGTGGTGGGCATCAGCTTCTCCAGCGCCGTGGGATTGATTTTCGGCTTCTTCCCGGCCCGCGCCGCGGCCAAAAAAGACCCGATTGAGGCGTTGGGTTACGAATGA
- a CDS encoding ABC transporter ATP-binding protein — translation MSLIECRALTKTYIMGEMEVHALSGVDLSIKPGEYVAVMGPSGSGKSTLMNMLGCLDTPTGGSYVLDGEAVEDLTDDELADIRNQKIGFVFQTFNLLPRATALANVELPLVYGGATGHERRDRAREALTQVGLGERTDHRPNEMSGGERQRVAIARALVGRPSLILADEPTGNLDSKTSYEIMELLKDLHEQGNTIILVTHEEEISRYAHRVVRLRDGRIESDTPNPDPR, via the coding sequence GTGTCGCTGATTGAATGCCGCGCGTTGACCAAAACCTACATCATGGGCGAGATGGAGGTCCATGCGCTCTCCGGTGTGGATCTGAGTATCAAGCCCGGTGAGTACGTGGCCGTCATGGGTCCTTCGGGGTCCGGCAAATCCACTTTGATGAACATGCTCGGGTGCCTCGATACGCCCACCGGCGGCAGTTACGTGTTGGACGGGGAGGCCGTCGAAGATCTCACCGACGACGAACTGGCCGATATCCGCAACCAAAAAATCGGCTTCGTATTTCAAACCTTCAACTTGTTGCCGCGCGCCACGGCACTCGCCAACGTCGAATTGCCGCTGGTCTACGGCGGCGCGACGGGGCACGAGCGGCGAGACCGCGCCCGCGAAGCGTTGACCCAAGTCGGGCTTGGCGAACGAACCGATCACCGGCCCAACGAAATGTCCGGCGGTGAGCGACAGCGCGTGGCGATCGCCCGGGCGCTGGTGGGGCGGCCCTCGTTGATCCTGGCCGACGAACCGACGGGCAACCTCGATTCGAAGACCAGCTATGAAATTATGGAACTGCTGAAAGACCTGCACGAGCAGGGCAACACGATCATTCTCGTAACACACGAGGAAGAGATCAGTCGGTACGCCCACCGCGTCGTGCGGCTGCGCGACGGGCGAATTGAAAGCGACACGCCGAATCCGGATCCGCGATGA
- a CDS encoding efflux RND transporter periplasmic adaptor subunit — translation MKKQSSGKRKWIWLIVVLVLIAAGIGAYFLLSGEKAIPVQTGKISSGELRQIVSASGQVDPAVRVEISANISAQIERLHVHEGEHVKKGQLLLSLDNQRYHANNQQAAAGLKAARAQVRLGRARLELAQKTFERQQDLFAKKLTTKEALDATETELRVAEASVAVAQDNVSQAAAGLRITQDELSKTTIRSPMDGVVTRLNKEEGEIALGSVFSRDVIMEVSDPGKIIATVEVDEADVVLIEVGDAATVEIDALPDRKFAATVIEIAGSAMQQQQLGTQEETVAFEVNVLLEGDTSQTRPGMSATADIVTEVKVGVFQVPIQCITMRDPEALAKPAEGEEKSEEAGAAKDMGAAVVGDISKMKEMLFRIEDNRVHPLWVETGISSDTHMEITGENLAEDIQVICGPFKTLNRMLKPDDLVEIQPGGPPM, via the coding sequence ATGAAAAAACAATCCTCTGGCAAGCGGAAGTGGATTTGGCTCATTGTTGTACTCGTGTTGATTGCCGCGGGTATCGGCGCGTATTTTTTATTGTCTGGGGAGAAAGCGATTCCCGTCCAGACGGGGAAAATCTCCAGCGGTGAATTACGGCAGATCGTTTCGGCCTCCGGTCAGGTCGACCCGGCCGTGCGCGTGGAAATCAGTGCCAACATCTCGGCCCAGATTGAACGGCTGCACGTGCACGAGGGCGAACACGTCAAAAAGGGGCAGTTGCTCCTGTCGCTGGACAACCAGCGTTACCACGCCAACAACCAACAGGCCGCAGCCGGATTGAAGGCCGCGCGGGCGCAGGTGCGACTTGGTCGCGCGCGGCTCGAACTGGCACAAAAGACCTTCGAACGGCAGCAGGATTTGTTTGCCAAGAAGCTCACCACCAAAGAGGCGCTGGACGCGACCGAAACCGAGTTGCGCGTCGCCGAGGCGAGCGTGGCCGTCGCGCAGGACAACGTCAGCCAGGCGGCGGCTGGTTTGCGAATAACTCAGGACGAGTTGTCGAAAACGACGATTCGCTCGCCGATGGACGGCGTCGTGACCCGCCTCAACAAGGAAGAGGGCGAAATCGCGCTGGGCAGTGTGTTCTCGCGCGATGTGATCATGGAAGTGTCCGACCCCGGCAAAATCATCGCCACCGTGGAAGTTGACGAGGCCGACGTCGTCCTTATCGAGGTGGGCGATGCAGCGACGGTGGAGATCGACGCATTGCCCGATAGGAAATTCGCGGCCACGGTCATCGAGATCGCCGGCAGCGCCATGCAGCAGCAGCAACTGGGGACGCAGGAAGAAACGGTGGCGTTCGAGGTCAACGTGTTGCTGGAAGGCGATACCAGCCAAACCCGGCCCGGCATGAGCGCCACGGCCGACATCGTGACCGAGGTCAAGGTCGGTGTTTTCCAAGTGCCGATCCAATGCATCACGATGCGCGACCCGGAGGCGTTGGCAAAGCCGGCCGAGGGCGAAGAGAAAAGTGAAGAGGCCGGTGCCGCCAAGGACATGGGCGCGGCGGTGGTCGGCGATATTTCCAAGATGAAGGAAATGCTCTTCCGCATAGAGGATAACCGCGTGCATCCGCTGTGGGTCGAAACGGGCATCAGCTCCGACACCCACATGGAAATTACCGGAGAGAATCTGGCGGAAGATATCCAAGTTATCTGCGGCCCTTTCAAAACCCTGAACCGCATGTTGAAGCCTGATGACCTGGTGGAAATCCAACCCGGCGGGCCGCCCATGTAA